The region GGTCCGGATCAGCACCCGGAAGACGCGATGCTGGCGGATTTCGCTGTCGGACGGCTTGACGAAGCAACCTCCCGCAGAATTGAAATGCACCTGGCATCCTGCGAAGAATGCTGCACCCGGGTGGAGAGCTGCGCCGGACTGGATGACACACTGGTCGAATGTGTGCGCCAGCACGCGGGGGCGAACGTTCCGGCCGCCGTGCCTCTGCGCGTTCATGCCGGGTACGAGCTGCTGGACGAGGTCGGGCAGGGCGGCATGGCGGTCGTCTATCGAGCCCGGCAGGTTGCGCTGGGACGCATCGTCGCGCTGAAGCAGATCCGTTCGGGAGTCCACGCGACAGCGGATGAACTGATTCGTTTTCGACGCGAAGTCAATGCTGTCGCCCGGCTGAATCATCCGGCCATCGTGCAGGTGTTTGATTCCGGCGAACAGGATGGTCAGCCGTACCTGGCCATGGAATTCATGAACGGCGGAACATTGGCGGATCGCATCGAAGCGTCACCGCTGGAAGGCCGCCAGACGGCCAGGCTGATCGCTCATCTGGCCGACGGCGTGGAAAGCGCTCATGCAAACGGGATCATCCACCGTGACCTGAAACCGGGAAACGTGCTGTTTCGCAATGCATACGATGACCCGACGGCGGTTGACATCCTGGACGGCGAACCAAAGATCGCGGACTTTGGCCTGGCCCGCGCGGATTACGATCACAACCGCACCGAAACCGGTATCGCCCTGGGAACTCCCGGCTACATGGCTCCGGAACAGATCACCGGCGGGACGTCGGTCGCGGCAGCCGCGGACGTGTACGGACTGGGAGCCGTCCTGTACCAGTGCATCACCGGTCGTCAGCCGTTTCAGGGTGCGACGATTCTGGAGACTCTGCGTCAGGTCCGCGAAGACAGCCCGGTGGCTCCGTCGGCGCTGCAGCCGCGCTGCCCGCGTGATCTGGAAACGATCTGCCTGAAATGCCTGAACAAGGAACCCGCCGCGCGATATGCATCGGCCGCCGCGCTGCGGGATGATGTGCAGCGGTTCATTCTGGGGCAGGCGATTCACGCGCGTCGGGCTTCGGTCGCGGAACGAGCCTGGAAGTGGTGCCGACGTCGACCGGCCATTGCGGCGCTGGTTGCGGTTGTCGTGATGGCACTGGTAGGGTCCTCCGTCGCGGGCTGGGTCGTCAGCGGCGTTCTCCGCAACAGTCTTCGCGACCGGACAGCCGCGCAGAAGAAAGCCGAAACCAGTCTGCAGCACGCGCGGGATACGTGGAACTCGAATCTCTGGGATCTGGCTGTTGGAACGCTGGCGGACGTACCGGATTCCGGACCTCAGCGCCGTGAACTGATGGAACTGGCGGTCAGGCAATACGAAGAACTGTTCGATGACGGCGATTCCGGCGACGAATCAACTCGTCACGCCTACAACCGGCTGCTGATGTCGCTGGGCAATGTCTTGTCCGACCTGAACGCGTCGGCGGACGCAGACGCCACCTTCGAAAAGGGAATCCGGCTGGCCGATCAGCTTGCCGCGGAATTTCCGGACAAGCCCGAGTACCAGTTTCAGACAGCCGAAACGCGAACAAACTTCGGAGCGCACCTGATTCGATTGACGCGATGGCAGGAAGCGCGGGACGCCCTGCTTCCTGCTCAGGAAATCCTGGAACGGCTCGTTGCTGAATCAGAGAACCCGCTTCAGTGGCTGAGCTACCTGTCGACCAACAGCGGTTTTCTGTCGACAGCTTCC is a window of Planctomycetaceae bacterium DNA encoding:
- a CDS encoding protein kinase, with the protein product MSTDFPQTAVSGPDQHPEDAMLADFAVGRLDEATSRRIEMHLASCEECCTRVESCAGLDDTLVECVRQHAGANVPAAVPLRVHAGYELLDEVGQGGMAVVYRARQVALGRIVALKQIRSGVHATADELIRFRREVNAVARLNHPAIVQVFDSGEQDGQPYLAMEFMNGGTLADRIEASPLEGRQTARLIAHLADGVESAHANGIIHRDLKPGNVLFRNAYDDPTAVDILDGEPKIADFGLARADYDHNRTETGIALGTPGYMAPEQITGGTSVAAAADVYGLGAVLYQCITGRQPFQGATILETLRQVREDSPVAPSALQPRCPRDLETICLKCLNKEPAARYASAAALRDDVQRFILGQAIHARRASVAERAWKWCRRRPAIAALVAVVVMALVGSSVAGWVVSGVLRNSLRDRTAAQKKAETSLQHARDTWNSNLWDLAVGTLADVPDSGPQRRELMELAVRQYEELFDDGDSGDESTRHAYNRLLMSLGNVLSDLNASADADATFEKGIRLADQLAAEFPDKPEYQFQTAETRTNFGAHLIRLTRWQEARDALLPAQEILERLVAESENPLQWLSYLSTNSGFLSTASGRLLLPDDAIRFRTRALDTARQVQESHPTDPVVRKHLATIFHNNGLAAVDVPEALELIGQSVEILESLVHEHPESRVDRGALANVLISLSNMQSSTDFEAALVSIDRARELCRQLTAQFPASVDWRLESARADYNAAVIRLGQGRDEEMVELLQSSRDLYRQIINEDRGDDRIQASCAATLNLLGLCLTSTMDLSGAEATYREALQIGEEQLARHPGELDHQEVIASTSVNLAELLRQTGRAQEALSVADRAVEFAEEIYSKQVEPVDAKTALVPAHGCRAYALQALGRHSDAIADWDR